A single genomic interval of Streptomyces graminofaciens harbors:
- a CDS encoding transposase, with the protein MSGVITASEPSWIAPFTGLSPRQFGKLITALRRESADPVRRGRPWSLPLEDRVLLVAAYWRTNLTLRQLAPLFGVSKSAADRIVDHLGPALALQPRKRFRRDAVLIVDGTLVPTRDHTVAEQSKNYRYSTNHQVVIDADTRLVVAVGRPLPGNRNDCKAWELSGAKDAVGRATVIADGGYRGTGLIIPHRREPGQTELPTWKEEHNTSHRKVRARVEHAFARMKTWKILRDCRLKGDGVHHAMLGIARLHNLTLAG; encoded by the coding sequence GTGTCTGGTGTGATCACGGCGTCGGAGCCGTCCTGGATAGCCCCGTTCACCGGGCTGAGCCCGCGTCAGTTCGGCAAGCTAATCACCGCGCTGCGGCGCGAAAGCGCGGATCCGGTCCGCAGGGGCCGCCCGTGGAGCCTGCCTCTGGAGGACCGGGTCCTGCTGGTCGCCGCGTACTGGCGGACCAACCTGACCCTGCGCCAACTGGCGCCGTTGTTCGGGGTGTCCAAGTCCGCGGCCGACCGGATCGTCGATCACCTCGGCCCGGCGCTGGCACTGCAGCCACGTAAACGGTTCCGCCGTGACGCCGTGCTGATCGTTGACGGCACCCTCGTCCCCACTCGCGACCACACGGTCGCCGAGCAGTCGAAGAACTATCGGTACTCGACCAACCACCAGGTCGTCATCGACGCCGATACCCGGCTGGTCGTAGCAGTTGGACGGCCGTTGCCGGGCAACCGCAACGACTGCAAGGCATGGGAGTTGTCCGGCGCGAAGGACGCCGTCGGCCGCGCCACGGTGATCGCGGACGGCGGCTACCGGGGCACCGGCCTGATCATCCCGCACCGCCGCGAACCCGGCCAGACCGAACTCCCCACCTGGAAAGAGGAACACAACACCTCCCACCGCAAGGTCCGTGCCCGCGTCGAGCACGCCTTCGCCCGCATGAAGACCTGGAAGATCCTCCGCGACTGCCGACTCAAGGGCGACGGCGTCCACCACGCCATGCTCGGCATCGCCCGCCTGCACAACCTCACCCTCGCCGGCTGA
- a CDS encoding ParA family protein yields the protein MNENTRHKTMAAATEHVWDAFVIVVGMLKGGTGKTTSAWFIALYYAVVLGLPTLLLDADATSQSAYDWFKVAQAAGFEIPENLVVERYPFDDIAEYIRVKRAEFGAIVVDAGGGSARIFHEAVTEANLLLVPVAPTKIERRKLVATFDEAERAAARNEHGVTAHVVMVKADDRTSLPRNAKDKLLDPAEGEGIGPDRDEAFPLAETTIHSWVHYMEAFGEIPTELSEYAKLMKELTAA from the coding sequence GTGAACGAGAACACCCGTCACAAGACCATGGCCGCAGCCACAGAGCACGTCTGGGACGCGTTCGTGATCGTCGTCGGCATGCTCAAGGGCGGCACCGGCAAGACCACCTCGGCCTGGTTCATCGCCCTCTACTACGCCGTCGTCCTCGGCCTGCCCACGTTGCTGCTGGACGCCGACGCGACCAGTCAGTCCGCCTACGACTGGTTCAAGGTCGCCCAGGCCGCCGGCTTCGAGATTCCCGAGAACCTGGTTGTCGAGCGGTACCCGTTCGACGACATCGCCGAGTACATCCGGGTCAAGCGCGCCGAGTTCGGCGCGATCGTGGTCGACGCCGGCGGCGGCAGCGCCCGGATCTTCCACGAGGCTGTTACCGAGGCGAACCTGCTGCTCGTGCCGGTCGCCCCCACCAAGATCGAGCGCCGCAAACTCGTGGCCACCTTCGACGAGGCCGAGCGCGCCGCCGCACGCAACGAGCACGGCGTCACCGCCCACGTCGTCATGGTCAAGGCCGACGACCGCACCAGCCTGCCTCGCAACGCGAAGGACAAGCTCCTCGACCCCGCCGAGGGCGAGGGCATCGGCCCGGACCGCGACGAGGCGTTCCCACTCGCCGAGACCACCATCCACTCCTGGGTGCACTACATGGAGGCCTTCGGCGAGATCCCGACCGAGCTGAGCGAGTACGCCAAGCTGATGAAGGAGCTGACCGCAGCATGA
- a CDS encoding helix-turn-helix domain-containing protein — MNPRPPVTSDASEAVTPESLRKQYESGATVDELVTASGLSYGTVLNRLHDAGTEMRTSWQTRRMRQDPQARQRLAAHLRTLYEQRGATLTELAAAAGETRRGARRLLIEAGGSVRATQETLRMRAAARAAERRKLAVSLRARYEAGATVPDLAREHSYSVATVYRLLHQAGTRMRPQHNHVPTRREGERP; from the coding sequence ATGAACCCACGTCCCCCGGTCACCTCCGACGCGAGCGAGGCGGTGACACCTGAAAGCCTGCGCAAGCAGTACGAGTCCGGTGCCACGGTCGACGAACTGGTCACCGCCAGCGGCCTGTCCTACGGCACGGTCCTCAACCGGCTACACGACGCCGGGACCGAGATGCGCACGTCGTGGCAGACCCGCCGAATGCGCCAGGATCCGCAAGCGCGCCAGCGTCTCGCGGCTCACCTGCGCACCCTGTACGAGCAGCGCGGCGCAACGCTCACCGAACTCGCCGCAGCCGCGGGAGAGACGAGGCGCGGTGCCCGGCGCCTGCTGATCGAGGCCGGCGGCAGCGTGCGCGCTACGCAGGAAACCCTGCGGATGCGCGCCGCAGCGCGGGCCGCTGAGCGGCGGAAGCTCGCGGTGTCCCTGCGGGCGCGGTACGAAGCCGGTGCCACGGTCCCGGACCTCGCCAGGGAGCACAGCTACTCCGTCGCCACCGTCTACCGGCTCCTGCACCAAGCAGGCACCCGTATGCGGCCCCAGCACAACCACGTCCCTACTCGCCGTGAGGGGGAACGGCCATGA